One Solibacillus sp. R5-41 DNA segment encodes these proteins:
- a CDS encoding site-specific integrase: MVRFDMTKTKLDSIYWYKHNGKKMFAYRYNFYDQLGKRRERSKQGFSSIEKAERALIELKANVLDGNESYVENDNITVLQLNDMYIQLNNALWKPTSKRNHTYVMENYILPVIGHQKAKNINNIIIQNELFNPLIQKDFKSSTLMAIYQRLNAVFSFGVKNELLPRKKFTTPNLKNAKESIKRHAFSIEEMEFILEVLRTKYKITHYTTVALLFLTGMRIGELRALTWNDIDFNTGYINIDETKDRFGARDPKTTNSIRKFPMNNSIVKLLTNYKEWFDEKMQRFLFRNLENRVFVNYAGTPIGENFLRRILELMIEKEGISHFTPHYLRHTFVTIQLLNNVPVTTVAALIGDTPDTVHKVYAHSLPKNEKDASMKMDELINLESFDL; this comes from the coding sequence TTGGTTAGATTTGATATGACTAAAACCAAACTAGATAGTATTTACTGGTATAAACATAACGGAAAGAAGATGTTTGCCTATCGTTACAATTTTTACGATCAACTTGGGAAGCGCCGTGAGAGGTCTAAACAAGGTTTTAGCTCAATCGAAAAAGCTGAGAGAGCTCTAATTGAATTAAAGGCCAATGTATTAGATGGAAATGAAAGTTATGTAGAAAACGATAATATTACGGTTCTTCAGTTAAACGACATGTATATACAATTAAACAACGCTTTGTGGAAACCGACATCAAAAAGAAATCACACATATGTAATGGAAAACTATATTTTGCCCGTAATCGGTCACCAAAAAGCGAAGAACATAAATAATATCATTATTCAAAATGAACTTTTTAACCCTCTTATTCAAAAGGATTTTAAATCTAGCACTTTGATGGCTATATACCAACGACTCAATGCCGTTTTTTCGTTTGGTGTTAAAAATGAACTGTTGCCTAGAAAAAAATTTACTACCCCTAATTTGAAAAATGCAAAAGAATCTATAAAGAGGCACGCTTTTTCAATTGAAGAAATGGAATTTATTTTAGAGGTTTTGCGAACTAAATATAAAATCACCCACTACACTACTGTAGCTTTGTTATTTTTAACTGGCATGCGAATTGGTGAACTGCGTGCATTAACTTGGAACGATATTGATTTCAATACGGGCTATATTAATATCGATGAAACAAAGGATCGTTTTGGTGCTCGTGATCCTAAGACGACCAATAGTATTAGAAAATTTCCGATGAATAATAGTATCGTAAAGCTACTTACGAATTATAAGGAATGGTTTGATGAAAAAATGCAACGCTTTTTGTTTCGGAATCTTGAGAATCGAGTATTTGTAAATTATGCGGGAACACCGATTGGAGAAAACTTTTTAAGAAGAATTCTTGAATTAATGATTGAAAAAGAAGGGATTTCTCATTTTACCCCTCATTATTTAAGGCACACATTTGTCACAATCCAACTATTGAATAATGTGCCAGTTACAACCGTTGCTGCTTTGATTGGAGATACACCCGATACAGTCCACAAAGTTTATGCTCACTCACTCCCAAAAAACGAAAAAGATGCTTCGATGAAAATGGATGAATTGATCAATTTAGAATCATTCGATTTATAA
- a CDS encoding ImmA/IrrE family metallo-endopeptidase has product MWIKERTNQLKQRYNTECPYEIARYLKIHVMQHDLHEEINGYYKYDRRNQYIVINVNLDQHLQRVVCAHELGHAVLHKHVNTPFMRNNTFLSVSKIEREANRFAAELLISDDTFFEINNIYDLASLHNVPIDLIELKCKKLF; this is encoded by the coding sequence ATGTGGATAAAAGAAAGAACCAATCAGTTAAAACAGAGATATAACACTGAATGCCCATATGAAATAGCAAGATACTTGAAAATACATGTTATGCAGCATGATTTGCACGAAGAAATTAATGGTTACTATAAATACGATCGCCGTAACCAATACATCGTTATTAACGTTAATTTAGACCAGCATTTACAACGTGTTGTATGCGCACATGAGCTTGGCCATGCTGTACTCCATAAGCATGTTAACACCCCATTTATGCGCAACAACACATTTTTGTCGGTAAGCAAAATTGAACGCGAAGCCAATCGGTTTGCAGCTGAACTTTTAATATCTGATGACACATTTTTTGAAATTAATAATATTTATGATTTAGCTTCTTTGCATAATGTACCAATCGATTTAATCGAGCTGAAATGTAAGAAGCTATTTTAA
- a CDS encoding helix-turn-helix domain-containing protein — translation MLNIRIKALRKGRNKTQQDIATILGVSRPAYTAYEQGNRTPDNETIEKLADYYDVTIDYLYGRTDNPNRISDKDERDIAKRLESFKEDLENSDGLAFDGEPMSDEAKESLLESMELLFKQTQRINKKFTPKKFREDE, via the coding sequence ATGTTAAACATTCGAATAAAAGCTCTAAGAAAAGGTAGAAATAAAACTCAACAAGATATCGCTACCATATTAGGTGTTTCAAGACCAGCGTATACTGCATACGAACAAGGAAATAGAACTCCTGATAACGAAACAATTGAAAAGTTAGCTGATTATTATGATGTAACTATAGATTATCTTTATGGAAGAACGGATAATCCTAACAGAATATCAGATAAAGACGAACGCGACATCGCCAAGCGTCTGGAGTCTTTTAAAGAAGATTTGGAAAACAGCGATGGCCTTGCATTCGATGGGGAGCCAATGAGTGACGAAGCAAAGGAATCACTGCTGGAGTCAATGGAATTATTATTTAAACAAACTCAGCGGATTAATAAGAAGTTTACGCCAAAAAAATTTCGTGAGGATGAATAA
- a CDS encoding YpjP family protein yields MKKWLYKSLVVSVALLTFGMITPKHEIWANFEEENNSNRAFERSDNNNISSAYQLDEILVEDYTRPTVQSMTAAAKEQSYMKFGTRIGPVIENEFETNIFPKIEEAIAFTVDRLGEDKLKNAVISEKPSGEYSEKIFHITDNKLKQDIIRFHVRTENRPFDGFYYNFHYHTFEDNFVKHYNLGEIYWSKNTPPKWLS; encoded by the coding sequence TATTAACATTTGGCATGATTACGCCGAAACACGAGATTTGGGCAAATTTTGAAGAAGAAAATAATTCAAATCGGGCTTTTGAACGGTCTGATAACAATAATATTTCGTCAGCCTATCAGCTCGATGAAATACTAGTTGAAGATTACACAAGACCAACTGTACAATCAATGACAGCCGCAGCAAAAGAGCAGTCTTATATGAAGTTTGGAACGCGTATTGGACCGGTTATTGAAAATGAATTTGAGACGAATATTTTCCCGAAGATTGAAGAGGCAATTGCATTCACCGTCGATCGTTTAGGTGAGGACAAGCTCAAGAATGCAGTTATTTCCGAAAAACCGAGTGGCGAATATTCTGAAAAGATTTTCCATATTACCGACAATAAATTAAAGCAAGATATTATTCGTTTTCATGTTCGAACAGAAAATCGCCCATTTGACGGCTTTTATTACAATTTCCATTACCACACGTTCGAAGACAATTTCGTCAAGCACTATAATTTAGGTGAAATTTACTGGAGCAAAAACACGCCTCCTAAGTGGTTATCATAA